Proteins from a genomic interval of Methanofastidiosum sp.:
- a CDS encoding sugar phosphate nucleotidyltransferase — protein MLAAGKGVRLSPLTDEIPKPMLPLGDTTILGNILRIFKSSGIKKVSIIVGHKSEIIEEYIKNSNYNLDINFIEQKERLGTGHALMIASQYVNSDFICVYGDLLFKEDFIVSLLSKFRSSDSIATMALTKSETPEFFGSVLVDEDEVVGIYEKSDNPPSNLINTGIYCFRKEAFSYINKTKLSPRGEYELTDSLKMMIEDGNEVRWIPLGGKWLDIGRPWDLIDANMFFLESLKHYISNDSKISASSKIGYPAHIDFDSIINSSEIISPCLISNNVNIGNNSKIKSSVLRKNVKVGKNCTVENSVVMEGVKIGDNSVVSFSIIGDNSDIGFNVTFESESKENIKIEIKGELVDSNRTKLGAIVGKNVRISDNKLIKPGQKIDPGVTI, from the coding sequence ATACTTGCCGCAGGCAAAGGGGTGAGACTTTCTCCGCTCACAGATGAAATACCAAAACCGATGCTGCCTTTAGGCGATACTACAATACTTGGTAATATACTTAGAATATTCAAATCGTCAGGAATAAAGAAAGTCTCAATAATAGTTGGGCACAAATCTGAAATTATTGAAGAGTATATCAAAAATAGCAATTATAACCTTGACATTAATTTTATCGAGCAAAAAGAACGTCTTGGAACTGGGCATGCACTTATGATAGCGTCACAATATGTAAATTCTGATTTCATATGCGTCTATGGCGATCTTCTATTCAAAGAGGATTTTATCGTTTCTCTTCTATCAAAGTTTAGATCTTCTGATTCGATTGCCACTATGGCACTAACAAAGAGTGAAACACCGGAATTTTTTGGAAGTGTGCTCGTAGACGAAGATGAAGTGGTGGGCATTTATGAGAAGTCGGATAATCCGCCTTCTAATTTAATCAACACAGGCATATATTGTTTCAGAAAAGAAGCCTTTTCATATATAAACAAAACTAAACTCTCGCCAAGAGGGGAATATGAACTCACAGATTCTTTAAAGATGATGATTGAGGATGGTAATGAAGTCAGATGGATTCCATTGGGAGGAAAATGGCTGGACATTGGGAGGCCTTGGGACCTAATAGATGCAAATATGTTCTTTTTAGAAAGCTTGAAACATTATATATCAAATGATTCAAAAATTTCAGCCAGTTCAAAAATAGGATACCCCGCCCATATCGACTTTGACTCAATTATTAATTCTTCCGAGATTATTTCACCATGCCTCATATCAAACAATGTAAATATTGGAAATAATTCTAAAATAAAATCGTCCGTCTTAAGGAAAAACGTGAAGGTTGGCAAAAATTGCACTGTTGAAAATTCTGTGGTAATGGAAGGAGTGAAAATTGGAGATAACTCTGTTGTCTCGTTTTCTATAATAGGAGATAATTCAGACATCGGCTTCAATGTAACTTTTGAAAGTGAATCAAAAGAGAACATAAAAATTGAAATCAAAGGAGAACTTGTCGATTCAAACAGAACTAAACTTGGAGCAATAGTAGGAAAAAATGTAAGAATCAGTGACAATAAACTAATAAAGCCAGGCCAAAAAATTGATCCTGGAGTTACAATTTAA
- a CDS encoding PadR family transcriptional regulator yields MPLDRLKKKLTTEVLWIYILSLLSNKSMYAYEVKAEIEKNFSFAPARITSYIVLYNLEKGGYVTSEWEDSEHGRPNRKYYIITDSGKELLKEGKSFINLVISKIG; encoded by the coding sequence ATGCCTCTCGATAGACTCAAAAAAAAGCTTACAACAGAAGTTCTGTGGATATATATTCTAAGCCTCTTATCTAATAAATCAATGTATGCATATGAAGTTAAGGCAGAAATAGAAAAAAACTTTTCATTTGCTCCGGCTAGGATAACTAGCTATATAGTTTTATACAATCTTGAAAAGGGAGGCTATGTTACTTCAGAATGGGAAGATTCAGAACATGGTAGACCAAACAGGAAATACTACATTATAACTGATTCTGGAAAAGAGCTCTTAAAGGAAGGAAAAAGTTTCATCAACTTAGTTATCTCAAAGATTGGATAG
- a CDS encoding inositol-3-phosphate synthase, translating into MGEIRVAIAGVGNCASSLVQGIEYYRNNGTKQIIGLMNENLGGYRPQDLKFVVAFDIDKRKVGKDISEAIFQSPNCTKTIYKNVPKFGAKVMMGPVLDGFASHMGDYSEDRRFVVSDEKPCDVVSELKKHKVDVLINYMPVGSEKATKFYAEAALEAGVAFVNCMPVFIASNEEWAKRFEDKGIPIVGDDIKSQLGATIVHRVLTKLFQDRGVIVDRTYQLNTGGNTDFLNMLEKDRLKSKKISKTEAVQSQLDVPLNPDNIHIGPSDYVPWLNDNKLCFLRLEGRGFGDIPLNLELRLSVEDSPNSAGVAIDAIRCAKLGLDRKIGGPLTSISSYTMKHPLIQYSDSEAKIKVEDFISGKLER; encoded by the coding sequence ATGGGAGAAATTAGGGTTGCAATTGCTGGAGTTGGCAATTGTGCTTCATCACTTGTTCAAGGAATTGAATATTATAGAAATAATGGCACAAAACAAATAATTGGTTTGATGAACGAGAATTTAGGGGGTTACAGACCTCAAGATCTTAAGTTCGTCGTTGCATTTGATATTGATAAAAGAAAGGTTGGAAAAGATATAAGTGAAGCAATATTTCAAAGCCCAAATTGCACGAAAACTATTTACAAAAATGTTCCAAAGTTTGGGGCAAAGGTAATGATGGGGCCTGTTCTAGATGGTTTTGCATCTCATATGGGCGATTACTCAGAAGACAGGAGATTTGTAGTTTCTGATGAGAAACCTTGTGATGTCGTATCTGAGCTTAAAAAGCATAAGGTCGATGTCCTGATAAACTATATGCCAGTTGGTTCAGAAAAAGCAACAAAGTTTTATGCTGAAGCTGCACTTGAGGCAGGAGTAGCATTTGTAAACTGCATGCCAGTTTTCATAGCTTCGAATGAAGAGTGGGCAAAAAGATTCGAAGACAAGGGTATACCAATAGTTGGGGATGATATTAAGTCTCAGCTTGGCGCAACAATTGTACACAGGGTTCTTACAAAACTATTTCAGGATAGAGGTGTTATCGTTGATAGAACTTATCAATTGAATACTGGAGGAAACACAGACTTTCTTAACATGCTTGAAAAGGATAGATTAAAATCCAAGAAGATTTCCAAGACTGAAGCGGTCCAGTCGCAGCTTGACGTTCCATTAAACCCAGACAATATTCACATTGGTCCATCTGACTATGTTCCATGGCTAAATGACAACAAGCTCTGCTTTTTGAGGTTAGAAGGAAGAGGATTTGGAGATATACCTTTGAACTTGGAGCTAAGACTTTCAGTAGAAGACTCACCAAACTCAGCAGGCGTTGCAATAGATGCAATAAGATGTGCAAAACTAGGTCTTGATAGGAAGATAGGCGGACCACTGACATCAATTTCAAGCTACACAATGAAGCATCCGTTAATTCAGTACTCAGACTCTGAAGCTAAGATTAAAGTCGAAGACTTTATCTCAGGAAAACTTGAGCGCTAA
- a CDS encoding DHHA1 domain-containing protein, with protein sequence MKDKRAHTGEHIFFRSLSKVIPEVSLDKISIKEEKNALYIKYSGELSWDKLLEAEKLTNNIIFENRKVIVHNSKKEEVVTKFPDIRIKLDRIQTEEVRIVEVENYDFAACSGDHVDSTKEIDFFILTKVNKTGEFSYRLEFEVAEKAKDEALNLSKISLASMEILQSAPENVERTISNLLKDNDKYRQNLAEISQKSFESICPKDICGTKLYLETFKGLDRKLVIKKAGELIEQSKTFLVLFLIDDGIFVVCGRSKDINYDMRTLLDSILARFGGRGGGRENFSQGGGSLTDNYESIIKEIEKEVEKIVSSLA encoded by the coding sequence ATGAAGGATAAAAGGGCACATACAGGGGAGCATATATTTTTTCGATCACTTTCAAAAGTAATCCCAGAAGTATCTTTGGATAAGATTTCTATAAAGGAAGAAAAGAATGCGCTTTATATAAAATATTCTGGTGAGCTCAGCTGGGATAAACTTCTTGAAGCTGAAAAGCTTACAAACAATATTATTTTTGAAAACAGGAAAGTAATTGTCCACAATTCCAAGAAAGAAGAAGTCGTTACAAAATTCCCCGATATTAGGATAAAGCTTGATAGGATACAGACTGAAGAAGTCAGGATAGTTGAAGTAGAAAATTATGATTTTGCCGCCTGCTCTGGAGACCACGTAGACTCCACCAAAGAAATTGATTTTTTTATTTTAACTAAAGTCAATAAGACTGGAGAATTTTCTTACAGATTAGAATTCGAGGTGGCCGAGAAAGCAAAAGACGAAGCATTGAATCTATCAAAGATTTCTTTGGCATCAATGGAGATACTTCAATCTGCACCTGAAAATGTCGAAAGGACTATTTCTAACCTATTAAAAGACAATGATAAATATAGACAAAATCTAGCCGAAATTTCTCAAAAGAGTTTTGAATCAATTTGCCCTAAAGATATATGCGGAACAAAACTATACCTTGAAACCTTTAAAGGCCTTGATAGAAAATTAGTTATTAAAAAAGCAGGCGAGTTAATAGAACAATCAAAGACATTTTTAGTTCTCTTTTTAATTGACGATGGTATATTTGTCGTATGTGGCAGATCAAAAGATATAAATTATGACATGCGGACCCTTCTAGATTCAATTTTGGCAAGATTTGGTGGGAGAGGCGGAGGAAGAGAAAACTTTTCCCAAGGTGGAGGCTCTTTGACTGATAACTACGAAAGCATAATAAAAGAGATTGAGAAGGAAGTTGAAAAGATTGTCAGTTCTCTAGCCTAA
- a CDS encoding translation initiation factor IF-2 subunit beta: MGDEKIDYESLLKRAEELLPINVSETNRFEIPRADSFIMGNRTIVKNFREIAQVLNRDVEPFLKYILRELATAGNMSGQEAIFQGKFSSSVISDKIEKYAKESVICTECNRPDTRIIREDRITFLQCEACGARYPIKHA, from the coding sequence ATGGGAGATGAAAAGATAGACTACGAATCCCTTCTAAAACGGGCAGAAGAGTTATTGCCTATTAACGTCTCTGAAACAAACAGGTTTGAAATTCCCAGGGCAGACTCATTTATTATGGGTAACAGAACAATAGTCAAGAATTTCAGGGAAATTGCCCAAGTTCTAAACAGGGATGTTGAGCCATTCTTAAAATATATTCTAAGGGAACTTGCCACAGCAGGAAATATGAGCGGTCAGGAAGCTATATTCCAGGGAAAATTTTCATCTTCAGTTATTAGTGACAAGATTGAGAAATATGCCAAAGAGTCAGTAATATGCACTGAATGCAACAGGCCTGATACTAGAATTATTAGAGAAGATAGGATTACTTTTCTGCAGTGTGAAGCTTGTGGTGCACGTTATCCTATAAAACATGCCTAA
- the pscS gene encoding O-phospho-L-seryl-tRNA:Cys-tRNA synthase, translated as MNIGKLELRDREESFINLNPLQTGGKTTPDARKAIISYIDGYSVCDWCKGALQITTEPDIAGFLGEVSDFLGMDYALPTNGCREAKYGVMHAISTGGSILCDGNMHYSSEVAAERAGLKIYKVPNRGEPEYKISPSSYAEGFESIKQETGKYPELALLTHVDGEYGNLVDAKEVGKICNDYSVPFLLNTAYSSGRMEIDGKKIGADFIACSGHKSWAAGGGNIGILAIKEGWQDKVFKPGTNWKSKPLEILGCSSRGASLMALMASFPYVKERVKNWDEEVKKARYLVNELEKIDIKQLGEKPKNHDLIKLDTPVYDNIAKTHKKKGYFLYYELKDRGIIGMKPGRTRKFKISTYGLSWEQISYVAESFLKIGGG; from the coding sequence ATGAACATTGGAAAGCTTGAATTGAGAGATAGGGAAGAATCTTTTATTAATTTAAATCCTTTGCAGACTGGCGGTAAGACCACTCCTGATGCTAGGAAGGCAATCATATCATATATTGATGGCTACTCCGTCTGTGACTGGTGCAAAGGAGCACTCCAAATTACTACTGAGCCCGATATAGCCGGATTTTTAGGCGAAGTTTCAGATTTTTTAGGAATGGATTATGCCCTGCCAACTAATGGTTGCAGGGAAGCAAAATATGGTGTGATGCATGCGATTTCAACAGGAGGTAGCATTCTCTGCGATGGAAACATGCACTATAGCTCCGAAGTTGCTGCAGAGAGGGCTGGATTAAAAATATATAAAGTTCCTAACAGAGGAGAGCCAGAATACAAGATCAGTCCTTCAAGCTACGCAGAAGGATTTGAATCAATCAAACAAGAAACAGGAAAATATCCAGAGCTCGCTTTATTGACTCACGTCGATGGGGAATATGGTAATCTCGTTGATGCAAAGGAAGTTGGAAAAATATGTAATGATTACTCTGTTCCTTTTTTACTTAATACTGCATACTCTTCAGGCAGGATGGAAATAGATGGAAAGAAGATAGGGGCCGACTTTATTGCATGTTCCGGCCACAAGTCCTGGGCGGCCGGCGGGGGAAATATTGGTATACTCGCCATAAAAGAAGGATGGCAAGATAAGGTATTCAAACCTGGAACAAACTGGAAGTCAAAACCTTTGGAAATACTTGGATGCTCTTCTAGAGGGGCATCGCTTATGGCACTTATGGCATCTTTTCCATATGTCAAGGAGAGGGTTAAAAATTGGGACGAAGAAGTCAAAAAGGCAAGATATCTTGTAAACGAGCTAGAAAAAATTGATATAAAACAGCTTGGAGAAAAACCTAAAAATCACGATTTAATAAAACTTGACACGCCCGTTTATGACAACATTGCGAAAACGCATAAGAAAAAAGGTTACTTTCTTTATTACGAATTAAAGGACAGAGGCATCATAGGGATGAAACCTGGCAGGACAAGAAAGTTTAAGATATCCACATACGGCCTTTCTTGGGAACAGATTAGCTATGTTGCAGAGAGCTTCCTTAAAATAGGAGGGGGCTAA
- a CDS encoding diadenylate cyclase: MEIDPFIRAGTTLFEEIGADAVLVEVDSIKDMERLQGFISSRETNLFGVSSNEKIKKKFDNIIFVPGILKKITTRLEFAISAALMQDLLKNEDKIVYIGKLDSEYYNFIITRKTNQINAKGIYELFFSLKNVKTEVIYSVLSIAVQLGRKGKEGKPIGTSFIIGDCGNVMQKSSQITYNPFERSYVTINDAGVQNMIKEFSRLDGAFIISGDGKLLAASRYLEAGKDGISLPKGLGARHLSAAWMTKVTDAVAIVLAESDNMIRIFKNGELVWEVDPDEVKVD, encoded by the coding sequence ATGGAAATCGATCCATTTATACGAGCAGGAACAACACTCTTCGAGGAAATAGGTGCAGATGCTGTTCTAGTTGAAGTTGACTCAATAAAAGATATGGAGAGGCTTCAGGGATTTATTTCTTCTAGAGAGACAAATCTCTTTGGGGTATCTTCAAATGAGAAAATAAAGAAAAAATTTGACAACATTATCTTTGTACCCGGTATATTGAAAAAGATCACGACAAGACTCGAATTTGCTATTTCTGCCGCCCTCATGCAGGATTTACTAAAAAACGAGGATAAGATTGTCTATATCGGGAAGCTTGACAGCGAGTATTATAATTTCATTATAACACGAAAAACAAATCAGATAAATGCCAAAGGTATTTATGAACTGTTTTTCTCTCTGAAAAATGTTAAAACAGAAGTTATTTATTCTGTTCTTTCCATAGCCGTTCAATTGGGTAGAAAAGGGAAGGAAGGTAAGCCAATAGGAACTTCCTTTATTATTGGCGACTGTGGAAATGTCATGCAGAAATCTTCTCAGATAACTTACAATCCATTTGAAAGAAGTTATGTCACCATTAACGATGCAGGCGTCCAGAATATGATAAAGGAATTTTCTAGGCTTGATGGGGCATTTATTATTTCTGGCGATGGAAAACTGCTCGCAGCTTCAAGGTATCTAGAGGCTGGAAAGGATGGGATCTCTTTACCAAAGGGCCTTGGAGCAAGACATCTATCTGCCGCATGGATGACAAAAGTTACAGATGCTGTTGCGATAGTTCTTGCGGAGTCTGACAATATGATCCGTATCTTCAAAAATGGAGAGCTTGTTTGGGAAGTTGACCCTGATGAGGTTAAGGTAGATTAA
- a CDS encoding mechanosensitive ion channel: MDLDIIFLEIRLFFDSLISAFSQILPRIFFAMVILVAGFFIGKGLGRVTQTLMKKIGIENALKKTEAEKITGRIGFKILKSIEVFISWIVYIISIFLAFEVLNLPGLSNSVGLFITYVPNILIAFFVVIIGLVVADKIAIFVEKVFEDTNIPKYWFFGKGIRYFIYILVGTMALTQLKVSTEILVITITIIMVLWSIITIIGLKNIVPNFFSGVFIVFYRQINVGDKIKIDGLEGTVEEVSLIYTKIKRDDGKYLLIPNSKVLDNVITKD, encoded by the coding sequence ATGGATCTGGATATAATATTCCTTGAAATTAGATTATTTTTTGATTCATTAATCTCTGCTTTTTCACAAATCTTGCCCAGGATATTCTTTGCAATGGTAATTCTTGTTGCAGGATTTTTTATTGGCAAAGGTCTTGGCAGAGTGACCCAGACACTAATGAAAAAAATAGGAATTGAGAACGCCCTTAAAAAAACAGAAGCTGAAAAGATCACTGGCCGAATAGGATTTAAAATTTTAAAAAGTATCGAAGTTTTTATTAGCTGGATTGTATACATAATCTCAATATTCTTAGCTTTTGAAGTACTAAATCTACCAGGTTTAAGCAACTCAGTGGGGTTATTCATTACTTACGTTCCTAATATCCTGATAGCTTTTTTTGTAGTTATAATTGGGCTTGTAGTAGCAGACAAGATTGCCATATTTGTAGAAAAGGTATTCGAAGACACAAACATCCCGAAATACTGGTTTTTTGGGAAAGGCATAAGGTATTTTATCTATATATTAGTAGGCACAATGGCTTTGACACAACTTAAAGTAAGTACGGAAATACTGGTAATAACAATTACAATAATAATGGTTTTGTGGTCTATAATAACTATAATTGGATTAAAGAATATCGTTCCAAACTTTTTTTCAGGAGTTTTCATAGTTTTTTACAGGCAGATAAATGTAGGAGATAAGATAAAAATTGATGGCCTGGAAGGAACTGTAGAAGAAGTTTCTTTGATATACACAAAAATAAAGAGGGACGATGGAAAGTACCTATTGATACCTAATTCAAAAGTTCTTGACAATGTTATCACAAAAGATTAA
- the thiI gene encoding tRNA uracil 4-sulfurtransferase ThiI, translating to MEGCVLVRYGEIALKSDQTRKWWNKTLLENMEDCLNKNDISYSSISVVLGRLIVYTEETRKASIALKNVFGIKSLSPAIKIESDFENIKEMSLELSKDKGKKFRVSARRITKEFSMNSNEVNEVLGAYLKEKLNLEVSLLNYDFEMGIEFLEGYAYLFTERVEAYGGLPLGVQGDALCLVSSGIDSPVAAWLLMKRGCRVDLMHFKITEEGYQKYLRIKENLQKFSYGHEIKDYIIDGVPYLSNTKQKLCENGKEKWLCIFCKRRFLKEAERVCNEKGYLAIITGENLGQVASQTLKNLTLLDSTVKTPVLRPVLTYDKNEIVEMARTINTYQISKEKEPKCPFTPNYPMTAGSIEELESIERILWE from the coding sequence TTGGAAGGTTGCGTCCTTGTTAGATATGGAGAAATAGCCTTAAAGTCAGATCAAACAAGAAAATGGTGGAACAAGACTCTATTGGAAAATATGGAGGATTGCCTAAATAAAAATGATATATCTTACTCTTCAATTAGTGTTGTCTTGGGCAGGTTAATTGTTTATACAGAAGAAACAAGGAAAGCTTCAATTGCTTTAAAGAATGTTTTTGGTATTAAATCACTTTCACCAGCTATAAAAATAGAATCAGATTTTGAAAATATTAAAGAGATGTCTTTGGAGTTATCAAAAGATAAAGGCAAGAAGTTTAGGGTTAGTGCTAGAAGAATCACTAAAGAATTCTCTATGAATTCAAATGAAGTAAACGAAGTTCTAGGGGCATATCTAAAGGAAAAGCTTAATCTTGAAGTAAGTCTTTTGAATTATGACTTTGAGATGGGGATAGAATTTCTTGAAGGCTATGCATATCTTTTCACTGAAAGAGTTGAAGCATACGGAGGGCTACCGCTTGGTGTGCAGGGCGATGCATTATGTCTTGTATCAAGTGGAATTGACTCTCCAGTTGCAGCATGGTTACTGATGAAAAGAGGGTGCAGGGTAGATCTTATGCATTTTAAGATTACCGAAGAAGGGTACCAAAAATATTTAAGAATAAAGGAAAATCTTCAGAAGTTTTCATATGGCCATGAAATTAAAGATTACATTATTGATGGTGTGCCATACCTTTCAAATACAAAGCAAAAATTATGTGAGAATGGAAAAGAAAAGTGGTTATGCATTTTTTGCAAGAGAAGATTCCTTAAGGAAGCTGAGCGGGTATGTAATGAAAAAGGGTATCTTGCAATTATTACTGGTGAAAATCTTGGCCAAGTCGCCTCCCAAACTTTAAAAAATCTTACTCTTCTTGATTCAACAGTTAAAACACCTGTACTGAGGCCAGTTTTGACTTATGATAAAAACGAGATAGTCGAGATGGCAAGAACAATAAATACCTATCAGATTTCAAAAGAAAAGGAACCTAAATGTCCATTCACGCCAAATTATCCGATGACTGCGGGCAGTATAGAAGAGCTTGAAAGTATTGAGAGGATACTATGGGAGTAA
- a CDS encoding pyridoxal phosphate-dependent aminotransferase gives MVAERVKLVIPSKIRELSERAKKIENVISLGIGEPDFDTPVHIKEAAKKALDQGFTHYTENQGLFKVRKAISDRYMRLFSAEALPQNILLTAGAYEAVYLAFVALLNKGDEVLIPDPTFLCYENDAYMSESIPVRVPLYEENSFRPSQDDILERVNQKTKMLVLNYPSNPTGGVLEKSDYKMIADICEDNTLYLLSDDTYEEIVFDGYKPDCFLNYYDKTIITNSFSKNYAMTGWRVGFVVAEKEMLTPMLRVHQYAVSCLNTPALEGTYTALTSSQECVADMVKEYERRRNLIVNGLNKLPGVSCINPKGTFYCFANITETGMTSREFSDFMLDNAKVVVVPGDAFGDRGEGFVRCSFATDYKKIEEALLRMEKALKSF, from the coding sequence ATGGTTGCAGAAAGAGTAAAACTTGTTATCCCCTCAAAAATTAGAGAGCTCTCGGAAAGGGCTAAAAAAATTGAAAATGTTATAAGTCTTGGCATAGGCGAGCCTGATTTTGATACCCCTGTCCATATAAAGGAAGCCGCAAAGAAGGCCCTAGATCAAGGATTTACCCACTATACAGAAAATCAGGGATTGTTTAAGGTCAGAAAAGCAATTTCTGATAGGTACATGCGATTATTTTCTGCTGAAGCACTTCCTCAAAATATTCTATTGACTGCAGGGGCATATGAAGCGGTTTATCTTGCTTTTGTGGCACTTCTTAATAAGGGGGACGAAGTTTTGATACCTGATCCAACATTCCTTTGCTATGAGAATGATGCTTATATGTCAGAATCCATACCGGTCAGAGTTCCCTTATATGAAGAGAATAGCTTTAGACCTTCCCAAGATGATATCCTTGAAAGGGTAAATCAAAAGACAAAGATGCTTGTATTGAATTACCCATCAAATCCAACTGGTGGCGTTCTTGAAAAGAGCGATTATAAGATGATAGCAGATATTTGCGAAGATAATACTCTTTACTTATTATCTGATGATACCTATGAAGAGATTGTTTTTGATGGATACAAGCCAGACTGCTTTTTAAACTACTATGATAAAACAATAATCACAAACTCGTTTTCAAAGAACTATGCGATGACTGGGTGGAGAGTTGGATTTGTAGTGGCCGAAAAAGAGATGCTCACTCCAATGCTAAGAGTACACCAGTATGCAGTTTCATGTTTGAACACACCTGCTCTCGAAGGAACATACACTGCCCTGACATCGTCACAAGAGTGTGTAGCCGACATGGTTAAAGAGTATGAGCGAAGAAGAAATCTCATTGTAAATGGACTGAACAAACTTCCAGGAGTTTCATGTATAAATCCAAAAGGAACATTCTATTGTTTTGCTAACATAACTGAGACGGGTATGACTTCAAGAGAGTTTTCTGATTTCATGCTTGACAATGCAAAAGTTGTAGTTGTTCCAGGCGATGCGTTCGGAGACAGAGGAGAAGGTTTTGTCAGATGCTCATTTGCAACTGATTACAAAAAGATTGAAGAAGCCTTACTTAGAATGGAAAAGGCACTAAAATCATTTTGA
- a CDS encoding TIGR00296 family protein: protein MYNLEEGKKLVLFARKNIESYINTRKNIEIQDIPESFKVNCGVFVTLHTYPKYSLRGCIGYPEPVLPLIDAVLDASVSSATRDPRFQKVRPDEIKNLVVEVTVLTPPELISVANTNQYPSKIEVGRDGLIVELGFRKGLLLPQVPVEEKWNSEDFLCNTCQKAGLPLDCWMDKRTKIYKFQGQIFSEIKPEGEVIEKNFMG from the coding sequence ATGTATAATTTAGAGGAAGGGAAAAAACTTGTATTATTCGCAAGGAAGAATATTGAATCCTACATCAACACAAGAAAAAATATAGAAATACAAGATATCCCAGAATCCTTTAAAGTAAATTGCGGTGTCTTTGTGACACTTCATACTTATCCTAAATATAGTCTGAGGGGATGTATAGGCTATCCAGAACCTGTACTCCCTTTGATAGACGCGGTCCTTGACGCTTCAGTATCTTCAGCTACTAGGGATCCCAGATTTCAAAAGGTTAGACCTGATGAAATTAAGAACTTGGTAGTTGAGGTTACAGTTCTAACGCCCCCTGAGCTAATCAGTGTGGCCAATACAAATCAATATCCCTCAAAAATTGAAGTTGGCAGGGATGGGCTTATCGTTGAATTAGGATTTAGAAAAGGTTTACTTCTCCCACAGGTACCAGTTGAAGAAAAGTGGAATAGCGAAGATTTTCTATGCAACACTTGCCAAAAAGCCGGACTCCCATTAGATTGCTGGATGGACAAGCGCACAAAGATTTACAAATTTCAGGGCCAGATATTCTCTGAAATAAAACCAGAAGGAGAAGTAATAGAAAAAAACTTCATGGGGTAA
- a CDS encoding DMT family transporter, with translation MKTEGIVVLSTSSALYGFSIILVKMALNQGYSSYSLMSSRSLLSIPFMILAMLFLKERVEYTKPLPLKDLSIIGIIGSGTAMMTLYIGQAYTLAINAGFVFRFVFIFTALFSHFLLKDKIQKSQYVSMGIMFIGMYLISTDGKALNPHWGDILVLLASMQVGLTNVLAKITMKKVNSYMISAIRIFIGSLFIVIIVSILFGLDTLEPLYSIPYTILALALLEIIFIFLYYRGIEIEGPLTATLFFLMGALVSAVLSYVILGEKLSGIGWVGGLLIMVGAYILIKKSK, from the coding sequence ATGAAAACTGAAGGTATTGTTGTTTTATCTACTTCTTCTGCATTGTATGGATTTTCTATAATTCTTGTTAAAATGGCCCTAAATCAAGGATATTCTTCGTATAGTTTGATGTCGTCTAGGTCGCTTCTCTCTATCCCATTTATGATTCTTGCTATGCTATTCTTAAAGGAAAGAGTAGAATACACAAAACCTTTGCCATTAAAGGACCTTTCAATTATTGGAATAATCGGAAGCGGTACGGCTATGATGACATTATACATAGGCCAAGCATATACCTTAGCAATCAATGCTGGATTTGTATTCAGATTTGTCTTTATATTCACAGCTCTATTCTCGCATTTCTTGCTTAAAGATAAGATTCAAAAAAGCCAATATGTATCAATGGGGATAATGTTTATCGGCATGTATCTTATATCTACAGACGGGAAGGCATTGAACCCTCATTGGGGTGACATATTGGTGTTATTGGCGTCAATGCAGGTAGGATTAACAAATGTTTTAGCAAAGATCACTATGAAAAAAGTAAACTCCTATATGATTTCTGCAATAAGAATTTTCATTGGATCACTTTTCATTGTTATAATTGTTTCTATTCTGTTTGGTCTGGATACATTAGAACCCTTGTATTCAATCCCTTACACAATACTTGCACTGGCTCTACTAGAAATTATATTCATTTTTTTATACTATAGAGGAATAGAAATTGAAGGTCCGTTGACAGCAACATTATTCTTTTTAATGGGGGCGCTTGTATCGGCCGTCCTTTCATATGTGATATTAGGTGAAAAACTTTCGGGCATAGGTTGGGTCGGGGGTTTGCTAATAATGGTGGGGGCTTATATATTAATAAAAAAATCAAAATGA